The segment CAGCACTACATGGAGCATGCCCGCCATGAGTTTCTCCTGAGTGCAGGAAAAGGATTTACCGACCTGCGCGAATTGGGTATCGAATGCGTCGTGCGCCGGGTCGAAATCGAATACCGCGTCTCCCTGCGCAGCAAGGACATCGCCGTGTGCCGCCTCTACATGCGGAGAGAAGGTCCCAAATATGTCTTCTATCAAGACATCTACCGCAAAAGCGACGACAAGCTCTGCACCCGGGGCAAGGTGGAGAGTGTCGCCACCGTCAACGGCCACGCGACCCGCGGCGACAAATTGGCCGAATTTTTCAAAGACTACCTGATATAATCGACCGTGCTACCCTCTCCCGGCCTACGATATGCCATCGCCCTTTCCCAGATGAAAGGCATGACCCGGCAAGCCGCCGAATGCCTGTTGCAAGCATGCGGCGACATCGTGCCGCTATTTGACGAGTCGCCCGAAAGATGGAGAGAGATACTGGACGCCAACGCTCCGCTGTTCGACGCAGAAGCCCGGCAGAAAGCCCTCGCGGCCGCCGACCGCGAGATGGAGTTTATCGAGAAGAAAAACATCACGCCGATTTTCCTGACCGACCCCGACTACCCCTCACGACTGCGGGAATGCCCCGACGCCCCGGTGATGCTCTATTTCATGGGCGAAGGCAACCCCAACCCGCAACGCGTACTGAGCATCGTCGGCACGCGCAAGGCGACACGCTACGGGCGGGATTTCTGTGCCGACCTGCTCACCGACCTGTCACGCGCCGTGCCCGGGCTCACCGTCGTCAGCGGCATGGCCTACGGCATCGACATCTGTGCCCATCGGGAAGCCTTGAAAAACGGGCTTTCGACCATCGGCGTACTGGCACACGGGTTGCACACGCTTTACCCCTCGGTACACCACGCGACGGCACAAGAAGCCCAATGCCACGGCGGACTGCTCACCGAATATACCTCACAACAGCCGATACTGAAAATCAATTTTGTGGCGCGCAACCGCATCGTGGCGGGCATGAGCGAAGCCACATTGGTCGTGGAGTCGGCCGAGAAAGGAGGCGCCCTCATCACCGCGCGGCTCGCCCGCGACTACAACCGGGAGGTATTTGCCCTGCCGGGCAACATCGGGCAGGAGAGTTCGGCCGGGTGCAACCGGCTCATACGCGACAACATTGCCGCCCTGGTGACCTCGGCCGAAGACCTCATCGAAGCCTTGGGCTGGGAAACAGCCGACAACCGGACAGAGAGCCGGCAACTCCCGTTGTTTCCCGACATGAGCGAAAAAGAAGCCCTGCTCCTGCAACTTCTGCACGAACAGGGCGAGATGCAAATCAACCTCCTCACCGTGGCATCGGGACTCCCGGCCGGCGAAGCGCTGTCGATATTGCTCGAAATGGAATTCAAAGGGTATGTACGCACCCTCCCGGGCGGTGTTTTCAGAGCCGTCAAATAGATTCCGCCGTCACAACGAAATTTCCTCTATTGTCTTATGTACCCTGAACAGGCGCGTAGCCAAGGGCTCGAAATGCGCCGCATCGTGCGAGACCAGCACCACCGTCGCCGTGCGGTTGGCTTCGTGCAACAGATGGCTCATCAACGGGACGAAATGCGGGTCGATGTAGGAAGTCGGTTCATCGAGGACGAGCACTTCGGGGCCGGTAATCAATGCCCGGCCAAACAAAGCCCGCTGCAACTGCCCGCCCGACAGTTCACCTATCGGAGCGGAAGCATAGGCTGAGAGCTCGACCCGCTGCAACATCTCATCGAGCCTGCGGCGTGCCTCCTTGCGCGACAACTTCTTGGCCAAAAGCCCCATCGCCACCACCTCCGAGACAGTAATCGGGAAACGGGAGTCGATGCGGCTCTTCTGCGGCAGGTAACCGATGTCGAGCGATGCGACGGGGTTTCCGTCCCGATAGAACGAGAGCTCCCCACGGGTGGGAGGCAGAAGCCCCAAGATGATGCGCAGCAAAGAGGTCTTTCCTCCGCCGTTCGGGCCAACAATCAAAGCAAAATCGCCTCGACCGATTTCGAGCGAGACATCATCAAGTGCGACATAATCGTCATATCTCAAACCGACCTGACTCAGGACAATCTGTTTGTTATCGGGTAAAAGCATCGGTAATACGCATTATTTCTTCGTTCCAGTCATAGGCCAGCGGATTGATAACCTCGGTGCGGCAACCGACCTCGCGGGCAAACGTGGCCGCCTGCCGCGGGTCGAACTCCTGCTGGATAAAGACCACCTCCACCCCGGCACTCCGAGCCGAATCGACCATAGCCCTCAAATATTGGGGCGAAGGTGATTTCCCGTCGGGTTCGAGCGCCAGTTGTCGCAAGCCGTACTCGGCGGCCCAATAAGAAAGCGTGGGGTGATACACGGCAAAGGCTTTTCCTTGCAACGGAAGGAGACGGGCGGCAAGCGTGGAGTCGAGTTGCGCCAATTCCCGGTCGAGGTGCCGATAACGTTCGGCATAAAAGGGTGCACCGGCCGAGTCGACTTCGACCAAGGCTTGATACATGGCTGTCACGATATGGCGGGCCAACCGGGGGGAACACCAGATGTGCGGGTCGGGAAAAGCCTCATCGGAAGCATGAGAGTGCCCCGCTTCGGCGTGATGATGATGTGACCCATAAATCAAAGGGAGCCCCTCGGAAAGGTTCACGACGCGAAGGTCGGGGTTGTTATCGGCCAGCCGGTCGAGCCAAGTGCGCTCGAAACCCAAATAGCCGCAACTGAAATAGAGACGGCAACGGGAAAGCTCGACCATCGCCGAAGGCGGCAAATCATAGGACTCGGGATTCCCGCCGTCGGGAACGGCACATACGACATCGACACGACCACCCGACAACTGCTCGGCCCACTTCTGCAACGGAGGTATCGTCACGGCCACCGACAAGCGGGAAGAGCGCGTGTCGGAGCAACCGCACCACGCGCCGCAAAAAAAGAGACCTGCAAGCAACACACCAAAGAGGGGCCTACGGCAAAAACGAGGGAACATTCTATTTCGGAAATCAATTTTAAACATAACGGCCCGCCTCAACGCGATAGACGTCGTGATGCAACCGGTCGCGCACCTCACAGAAAAATGAATCAGGGACGACATCGGATCCGGCCGAAGGAGCGGCAAAGAACATCAAATGCAGCGGTAACGGCCGTGCCCCTTCGGAATAAGGGGGCTGGACATACGGTCGCTCCGAAAGCACAAAGCCGCAACGGCGGTAAAAGCCTATGCGGCGACGCGACATCTCATCATGGGGCTTTTCCACTTCGAGCACAACCGGCGTGCCCGCCTCAGCGCACAAGCGTTGCAAGGCAGCCGCTCCATAACCTCCGCCACGCACAGCCGGGTCGACGGCAAAATGCTCGACATAGGCCAAGTCGGGCCACTGCCAACAAGAGATGAAACCCACCCGCCGGCCGTCGTCGCACAACAGCCGCAAGACAAATACAGAGTCTTCACGCAACATCGCGACAATCTGCTCAAATGGCCGACGTTCATCGGGCGGAAAAGAATCCAAGTATAGACTTTCGATATAAGAGAGCGACTCTTTATCGGAAGCGGTTACAATTTCCAAGTTCAACATAGACGTAGGATTAACGTGCGAAAAAGCCCGTCGACAAAAGGACATTCGCCAAGCGTTCCGGTTCGTCGAGGTGTCTTTTCCGTCGATTTGACGCAACAAAGATAATATTTTTATTCGTTTTTAATGCAATTTGTTTTTTTTCATTATCTTTGTCCTGCTAAACATACACATAAAACTATGGGACATCATCAACTGGATAATCTCG is part of the Candidatus Caccoplasma merdavium genome and harbors:
- the dprA gene encoding DNA-protecting protein DprA, producing MLPSPGLRYAIALSQMKGMTRQAAECLLQACGDIVPLFDESPERWREILDANAPLFDAEARQKALAAADREMEFIEKKNITPIFLTDPDYPSRLRECPDAPVMLYFMGEGNPNPQRVLSIVGTRKATRYGRDFCADLLTDLSRAVPGLTVVSGMAYGIDICAHREALKNGLSTIGVLAHGLHTLYPSVHHATAQEAQCHGGLLTEYTSQQPILKINFVARNRIVAGMSEATLVVESAEKGGALITARLARDYNREVFALPGNIGQESSAGCNRLIRDNIAALVTSAEDLIEALGWETADNRTESRQLPLFPDMSEKEALLLQLLHEQGEMQINLLTVASGLPAGEALSILLEMEFKGYVRTLPGGVFRAVK
- a CDS encoding acyl-CoA thioesterase; its protein translation is MEKPRYTHEIEIKVRDYECDMQGIVNNANYQHYMEHARHEFLLSAGKGFTDLRELGIECVVRRVEIEYRVSLRSKDIAVCRLYMRREGPKYVFYQDIYRKSDDKLCTRGKVESVATVNGHATRGDKLAEFFKDYLI
- a CDS encoding zinc ABC transporter substrate-binding protein; this translates as MFPRFCRRPLFGVLLAGLFFCGAWCGCSDTRSSRLSVAVTIPPLQKWAEQLSGGRVDVVCAVPDGGNPESYDLPPSAMVELSRCRLYFSCGYLGFERTWLDRLADNNPDLRVVNLSEGLPLIYGSHHHHAEAGHSHASDEAFPDPHIWCSPRLARHIVTAMYQALVEVDSAGAPFYAERYRHLDRELAQLDSTLAARLLPLQGKAFAVYHPTLSYWAAEYGLRQLALEPDGKSPSPQYLRAMVDSARSAGVEVVFIQQEFDPRQAATFAREVGCRTEVINPLAYDWNEEIMRITDAFTR
- a CDS encoding ATP-binding cassette domain-containing protein; the protein is MLLPDNKQIVLSQVGLRYDDYVALDDVSLEIGRGDFALIVGPNGGGKTSLLRIILGLLPPTRGELSFYRDGNPVASLDIGYLPQKSRIDSRFPITVSEVVAMGLLAKKLSRKEARRRLDEMLQRVELSAYASAPIGELSGGQLQRALFGRALITGPEVLVLDEPTSYIDPHFVPLMSHLLHEANRTATVVLVSHDAAHFEPLATRLFRVHKTIEEISL
- a CDS encoding GNAT family N-acetyltransferase, whose protein sequence is MLNLEIVTASDKESLSYIESLYLDSFPPDERRPFEQIVAMLREDSVFVLRLLCDDGRRVGFISCWQWPDLAYVEHFAVDPAVRGGGYGAAALQRLCAEAGTPVVLEVEKPHDEMSRRRIGFYRRCGFVLSERPYVQPPYSEGARPLPLHLMFFAAPSAGSDVVPDSFFCEVRDRLHHDVYRVEAGRYV